A DNA window from Aspergillus nidulans FGSC A4 chromosome V contains the following coding sequences:
- a CDS encoding uncharacterized protein (transcript_id=CADANIAT00003496), translating to MARRDYGDWNINPGTSTRLWNMDPDANPGLQTPFPPPVSSGASLIDNLEHRLRDMSNLTWDPRHRPTSAVLFGEQYSSATPNNLKILYSLGRS from the exons ATGGCTCGAAGGGACTATGGAGACTGGAATATCAACCCGGGCACGTCTACACGGCTGTGGAATATGGACCCGGATGCCAACCCGGGCCTTCAG ACTCCGTTCCCACCTCCCGTGAGCTCAGGCGCAAGCTTAATCGACAATTTGGAGCACCGCTTAAGGGACATGTCCAACCTGACATGGGATCCCCGGCATCGCCCGACTTCAGCCGTACTGTTCGGCGAACAGTACTCGTCTGCCACCCCAAATAACCTCAAGATTCTGTACAGCCTTGGACGGAGTTAA
- a CDS encoding uncharacterized protein (transcript_id=CADANIAT00003497) has protein sequence MSRSLQSNRNDDWDCYQMASVGERLEALGREASSVRVHGYSARHMPPIVGGTSARTIYRGPEQPPSILLSLGPFQVVAIPPCCTFLLQSQPSSLPDCEARDRTKVAEYKVANGTLSLSLNLNLSPSRSVSVRLDQSHSVFGLAVLYEDSEVNRYWYQNLRVGRDVEAALGFSIDKASQIATTEWEQQNGLTRHSAYILWLALPSLRTEAIHELPNHICRKSNQHTKISGDVPMANGFLSVGMKADVWPEKSSLTNRQ, from the exons ATGAGCCGGTCCTTGCAATCCAACAGGAACGACGATTGGGATTGCTATCAGATGGCATCGGTGGGTGAACGTTTAGAGGCTCTTGGACGGGAAGCCAGTAGTGTTCGTGTCCACGGCTACTCCGCAAGACATATGCCGCCTATTGTCGGAGGGACCTCGGCCCGCACCATTTATCGAGGCCCAGAACAACCACCCTCTATCCTTCTATCTCTCGGGCCATTCCA AGTAGTCGCAATACCGCCTTGTTGCACCTTCCTTCTTCAGTCTCAGCcttccagccttccagaCTGCGAGGCTAGAGACAGGACAAAAGTAGCCGAGTACAAAGTAGCCAATGGCACActcagtctcagtctcaatctcaatctcagTCCGTCTCGATCAGTCTCAGTCCGTCTCGATCAGTCTCA CAGTGTATTTGGTCTGGCGGTTCTTTACGAA GACTCTGAGGTCAATCGGTACTGGTACCAGAATCTCAGGGTCGGTCGAGATGTTGAGGCCGCTCTGGGTTTCA GTATCGACAAGGCTTCGCAAATCGCAACAACAGAATGGGAACAACAGAATGGACTTACGCGGCATTCAGCATATATACTCTGGCTCGCATTACCTTCACTCAGAACAGAAGCAATTCACGAGCTGCCCAATCACATTTGCAGGAAATCAAATCAGCATACCAAGATCAGTGGGGACGTACCGATGGCTAACGGATTTTTATCGGTAGGGATGAAGGCTGATGTCTGGCCGGAGAAGAGTTCCTTGACGAATCGCCAATAG
- a CDS encoding sucrase/ferredoxin-like domain-containing protein (transcript_id=CADANIAT00003498), whose amino-acid sequence MQSLLRRGASLLTPSPSPSPAQSSPSTPNPAPREIRSSEDFVKASLPEALFSKTNPVTDGEECEHDCATCTIRYPAKFDVDQEDELYGHVNGWSTHLLVATGKTDWVRDVADEEGSVMEAIERGGVLPGNGKLKLSASNMPVPDEYHHHEKGEQPTTVLLLPSFTIIDHVTPKLAPDLIRNFVDRAVTTTTPLNGVGASTENKETEPATEEQVMTSLRSRSCPHAAVILLCSQKTRDARCGQSAPLLRREFERHLRPLGLHRDLDDERPGGVGIYFISHVGGHKYAANVIVYRRRDFDWYKTTKTQVAEAEPVTANAPDEGASQCIWLARVRPEDCENIVRYTVLQGKVVKPGTQLRGGFDRERGLISW is encoded by the exons ATGCAGTCTCTCCTCCGTCGTGGCGCTTCCCTCCTCAcgccctctccctccccctcaCCAGCGCAGTCGAGCCCCTCCACACCGAACCCCGCGCCCCGTGAGATCCGCAGCTCAGAGGATTTCGTCAAAGCGTCGCTCCCCGAGGCACTGTTCAGCAAGACAAACCCGGTGACAGATGGGGAGGAATGCGAGCACGACTGCGCGACTTGTACAATCCGGTACCCGGCGAAGTTTGACGTGGACCAGGAAGATGAGCTGTATGGGCATGTGAATGGGTGGTCAACGCATTTGCTTGTTGCGACAGGAAAGACAGACTGGGTGAGGGATGTtgcggatgaagagggcAGCGTGATGGAGGCTATTGAACGGGGCGGGGTTCTGCCTGGGAACGGG AAACTGAAATTATCTGCGAGTAATATGCCTGTTCCGGATGAATACCATCACCATGAAAAGGGCGAGCAACCGACTACAGTGCTTCTTTTGCCGAGCTTCACGATCATCGACCATGTCACACCGAAGCTTGCGCCGGATCTGATCCGGAATTTCGTCGACCGTGCAGTGACAACTACGACGCCGTTGAACGGCGTCGGAGCCAGCACGGAGAATAAAGAGACTGAACCAGCGACGGAGGAGCAGGTTATGACATCTCTCCGGTCACGCTCATGCCCGCATGCAGCGGTGATCTTACTCTGCTCGCAGAAGACCCGAGATGCAAGGTGTGGCCAGTCGGCGCCGCTTCTGCGGCGTGAATTTGAGCGTCATTTACGTCCGCTAGGTCTGCATAGAGATCTGGATGACGAGCGCCCTGGCGGCGTGGGCATCTACTTCATTAGTCACGTTGGAGGCCACAAGTATGCTGCTAACGTGATAGTGTACCGAAGGCGGGACTTTGACTGGTACAAAACCACCAAGACTCAAgtggctgaggctgagcccGTGACAGCAAACGCGCCGGATGAGGGTGCGTCGCAGTGTATCTGGCTGGCGCGGGTGCGGCCGGAAGACTGCGAGAATATCGTCCGGTATACGGTCTTGCAAGGCAAGGTCGTTAAACCGGGGACGCAGCTCCGGGGAGGTTTTGATCGGGAAAGAGGGTTGATCAGCTGGTAG
- a CDS encoding DUF3429 domain-containing protein (transcript_id=CADANIAT00003499), whose product MLYRQTAARSALRAFSSSNASVARSSLVNNVFKAQLTSSARSPARPSVSSSLALSAQKPVTTALVRYASTGTKTVPQKSDEDIDVMAGIKGDAKIIKETFSLEGVPKDALYLGIAGVVPYLATSLETVYLSYEISRANATGDGLIFSGQSAEMMLHMLEHVQVGYGAVILSFLGAVHWGLEWAGYGGRTGYRRYAAGVIAPAVAWPTLLLPVEHALITQFLAFTFLYYNDARASIKGLAPKWYSMYRFVLTFIVGASIVATLVGREQISGIVTKEHNITDKVNALLYLQKKEKEEAAAAAKAAQEEESE is encoded by the exons ATGCTTTACCGACAAACCGCTGCGCGCTCTGCTCTCAGGGCCTTCTCGAGCTCCAATGCCTCCGTGGCCCGCTCATCGTTGGTGAACAATGTGTTCAAGGCTCAGTTGACTTCTTCCGCTCGCTCTCCCGCCCGCCCGAGCGTGTCGTCAAGCCTAGCTCTCTCTGCTCAGAAGCCCGTCACCACCGCCCTCGTCCGATACGCCTCTACGGGAACGAAGACCGTTCCTCAGAAG AgcgatgaggatattgatgtcATGGCTGGTATCAAGGGTGATGCT AAAATCATCAAGGAGACTTTCAGCCTTGAGGGCGTTCCCAAGGACGCTCTTTACCTCGGTATTGCTGGTGTGGTTCCATACCTCGCTACTTCCTTGGAGACTGTGTACCTCTCCTACGAGATTAGCCGTGCTAACGCTACCGGTGATGGTCTGATCTTCTCCGGCCAGAGCGCCGAGATGATGCTGCACATGCTTGAGCACGTCCAGGTCGGATACGGTGCTGTG atcctctccttcctcggAGCTGTCCACTGGGGTCTCGAGTGGGCTGGATACGGCGGTCGCACTGGCTACAGGCGCTACGCTGCCGGTGTCATTGCCCCCGCCGTGGCCTGGCCTACTCTGCTGCTCCCCGTTGAGCACGCCCTTATCACCCAGTTCCTtgccttcaccttcctcTACTACAACGACGCTCGTGCTTCCATCAAGGGCCTTGCCCCCAAGTGGTACAGCATGTACCGTTTCGTCCTGACCTTCATCGTCGGTGCCAGCATTGTCGCCACTCTCGTGGGCCGCGAGCAGATCTCCGGCATCGTCACCAAGGAGCACAACATCAccgacaaggtcaatgcgCTCCTCTACctccagaagaaggagaaggaggaggctgctgctgccgccaaggctgcgcaggaggaagagtcCGAGTAA